One stretch of Roseimicrobium sp. ORNL1 DNA includes these proteins:
- a CDS encoding 8-oxo-dGTP diphosphatase, translating into MFIVEDGKVLLIQKKRGFGMGKVNGPGGKLDPGEEELACAVRETEEELHVTAIDAVKRGELWFQFVDGMAMHVAVFQAPKYTGHAAETEEAVPLWTPIDAIPFERMWADDIHWLHRMLTGTEQFLGTFLFDGDTMLTHDVVWRDA; encoded by the coding sequence ATGTTCATCGTCGAGGATGGGAAGGTGCTGCTGATCCAGAAGAAGCGGGGCTTTGGCATGGGAAAAGTAAACGGTCCCGGGGGCAAGCTGGATCCCGGTGAAGAGGAATTGGCCTGCGCGGTGCGTGAGACGGAAGAGGAGCTTCACGTCACCGCGATCGATGCGGTGAAGCGTGGGGAGCTCTGGTTCCAGTTCGTGGATGGCATGGCCATGCATGTGGCGGTGTTCCAGGCGCCAAAGTACACAGGTCATGCCGCGGAGACGGAAGAAGCGGTGCCACTGTGGACGCCGATTGATGCCATTCCATTTGAACGCATGTGGGCGGATGACATCCACTGGCTGCATCGTATGCTCACCGGCACGGAGCAATTCCTTGGCACGTTCCTTTTCGATGGCGACACCATGCTCACCCACGATGTAGTGTGGAGAGATGCCTGA
- a CDS encoding Gfo/Idh/MocA family oxidoreductase, which translates to MPEELRLGMIGLDTSHSVEFTRRLNDPANPQHIPGARVVHGFPEFSPDMSWSVERVKEFTRELEEQHGVLMLGSIAEVVAESDAILLCSLDGRKHLAQVEPVFAAKKPVFVDKPVAATLKDVVSLYELAAESETPCFSASAMRWYPGIIGVAQADVGAVRGAISYGPSPLEPNHPDLFFYGIHPTEALFTVLGSGCQRVQRVTTPHTSVVTGMWEDGKVGTLHAIHRWPAEYKVTKFGDTGIFEQKEAGDYTPMLREIVKFFQTRKAPVTMSETLEIYCFMEAADESRRWGGTSVELSEVLARASE; encoded by the coding sequence ATGCCTGAAGAACTGCGCTTGGGAATGATCGGACTCGACACTTCACACAGTGTCGAATTCACCCGGCGGCTGAATGATCCCGCCAACCCGCAACACATCCCAGGTGCACGCGTGGTGCATGGTTTCCCGGAGTTCAGCCCGGACATGTCATGGAGCGTGGAGCGGGTGAAGGAATTTACCCGCGAACTCGAAGAACAGCACGGTGTGCTCATGCTGGGCAGCATCGCGGAAGTAGTGGCCGAGTCGGATGCCATTCTGCTCTGCAGCCTCGATGGCCGGAAGCACCTCGCACAGGTGGAGCCTGTGTTCGCCGCGAAGAAACCCGTATTCGTGGACAAGCCGGTCGCTGCCACGCTTAAGGACGTCGTCTCGCTCTACGAACTGGCTGCGGAGTCCGAGACGCCGTGTTTCAGTGCCTCTGCGATGCGGTGGTATCCCGGCATCATTGGGGTGGCTCAAGCGGACGTGGGCGCAGTGCGTGGCGCCATTTCGTACGGCCCTTCTCCACTGGAGCCAAATCATCCTGATCTCTTTTTCTACGGCATCCATCCCACCGAGGCCCTCTTCACTGTGCTCGGTTCCGGATGCCAGCGTGTACAACGCGTCACCACGCCGCACACTTCCGTGGTGACTGGCATGTGGGAGGATGGGAAGGTCGGCACGCTGCATGCGATTCATCGCTGGCCTGCGGAGTACAAGGTGACGAAGTTCGGCGACACCGGCATCTTCGAGCAGAAAGAAGCTGGTGATTACACGCCCATGCTGCGGGAGATTGTGAAGTTCTTCCAGACGCGGAAAGCTCCCGTGACCATGTCCGAGACGCTGGAGATCTACTGTTTCATGGAAGCCGCGGATGAGAGTCGGAGATGGGGTGGCACGAGTGTGGAACTGAGCGAGGTGCTGGCACGGGCGAGCGAGTGA
- a CDS encoding ABC transporter permease: MSAVSPIAPIAGESPWRLAFRRLTHNVLAVGGFIFLIILGAVCVFGPMRSPYKQSDQDLQKQASPPSAQHWMGTDSLGRDVATRVMYGGRVSLLVGLVATAVAAVIGVTYGLVSGLVGGRLDAFMMRIVDILYAFPFIVFVILLNAVLGKNEAVEHFTAKVLNWLGVIPGVKGALEDIGFNASFIILFAAIGAVEWLTMARVVRGQTLALRKQEFITAARAFGARGWSILGRHLLPNVIGPVIIYASLTVPGVMLLEATLSFLGLGIQPPAASWGVLINDGSTQIENAWWLLTFPGLFFALTLLALNFLGDGLRDALDPRSGR, encoded by the coding sequence ATGAGTGCCGTTTCTCCAATCGCACCCATCGCAGGTGAGTCGCCGTGGCGCCTCGCTTTCCGACGCCTTACGCACAATGTGCTCGCGGTAGGCGGGTTCATTTTTCTGATTATCCTGGGGGCAGTCTGCGTCTTTGGCCCCATGCGGTCTCCCTACAAGCAGTCGGATCAGGATTTGCAGAAGCAAGCTTCGCCCCCTTCCGCGCAACATTGGATGGGGACAGACTCTCTGGGGCGTGATGTGGCTACTCGAGTGATGTATGGCGGTCGGGTCTCGCTACTCGTGGGGCTGGTGGCCACAGCGGTCGCCGCAGTGATCGGTGTTACCTACGGACTGGTCTCAGGCCTGGTGGGTGGCCGGCTCGATGCCTTCATGATGCGCATCGTGGATATCCTGTATGCGTTTCCCTTCATCGTATTCGTCATCCTGCTCAATGCCGTCTTGGGAAAGAACGAGGCCGTCGAGCATTTCACCGCAAAGGTGCTCAATTGGCTCGGAGTCATTCCCGGGGTAAAGGGGGCGTTGGAAGACATTGGGTTCAATGCCAGCTTCATCATCCTGTTTGCGGCCATCGGTGCGGTGGAATGGCTCACCATGGCACGCGTAGTGCGTGGACAGACACTGGCTTTGCGAAAGCAGGAGTTCATCACCGCCGCACGCGCTTTCGGTGCCCGCGGTTGGAGCATCCTGGGTCGTCACCTTTTGCCGAATGTGATTGGCCCGGTCATCATTTACGCCAGCCTGACTGTTCCCGGCGTCATGCTGCTGGAAGCCACCCTGAGTTTCCTCGGCTTGGGCATTCAACCACCTGCCGCTTCTTGGGGTGTGTTGATCAATGACGGATCCACACAGATCGAGAATGCCTGGTGGCTGTTGACTTTTCCCGGTCTCTTTTTTGCCCTCACCCTTCTCGCCCTGAACTTCCTCGGTGATGGCCTGCGTGATGCGCTGGATCCGCGGAGTGGGAGGTGA
- a CDS encoding ABC transporter permease, with product MVQFLASRILQGIVVVLAVLVITFFLQKLSPSSPFNNEREIPPEQRARFEEYFGFNKRWDEQLWRVFTHYATLNPPNCMKKPGRGVGEIIVQAFPVSLAIAVPSLLIALLLGIPLGAIAALKPHTWQDRTATFLATLGVCLPSLVLGPIVALIFGLWLGWFNVSGWMDPGDWVLPSLTLGFIYSGPIARLTRGGLRETLVQDFIRTARAKGVDERGVVVRHAMKLACLPVLNYLGPAVAGLLTGSFVIETVFQIPGLGQHFVNSAFENDHNLAMGITLFFAVLVVVFNILVDLLQAAVNPKIGLKT from the coding sequence ATGGTTCAATTCCTCGCCAGCCGCATTCTTCAGGGCATCGTTGTGGTGCTGGCGGTGCTGGTGATCACGTTTTTCCTGCAGAAGCTTTCGCCAAGCAGCCCATTCAACAATGAAAGGGAGATTCCGCCGGAGCAACGGGCCCGCTTTGAGGAATACTTTGGATTCAACAAGAGGTGGGACGAACAGCTTTGGCGTGTCTTCACGCACTACGCCACCTTGAACCCTCCCAACTGCATGAAGAAGCCGGGGCGGGGTGTCGGTGAGATCATTGTGCAGGCGTTTCCAGTGTCGCTGGCCATTGCCGTTCCCTCGCTTCTGATCGCGTTGCTTCTGGGAATTCCCCTGGGAGCCATCGCGGCACTGAAGCCACACACGTGGCAGGATCGGACGGCTACGTTCCTCGCCACTCTGGGTGTCTGCCTGCCAAGCTTGGTCCTGGGGCCCATCGTCGCGCTGATTTTTGGACTCTGGCTGGGCTGGTTTAATGTATCAGGCTGGATGGACCCGGGTGATTGGGTCCTGCCTTCGTTGACACTGGGCTTCATCTACAGTGGCCCCATTGCGCGTCTGACGCGTGGAGGACTGCGGGAGACCCTGGTGCAGGACTTCATCCGCACCGCTCGGGCCAAGGGAGTGGATGAGCGCGGCGTGGTGGTGCGGCACGCCATGAAGCTGGCCTGCCTTCCTGTGCTGAATTACCTCGGCCCTGCGGTGGCTGGTTTGCTTACGGGATCCTTCGTCATTGAGACAGTCTTCCAGATTCCCGGTCTCGGGCAGCACTTCGTGAACTCGGCTTTCGAGAATGATCACAATCTCGCCATGGGCATCACGCTCTTTTTCGCGGTGCTGGTGGTCGTGTTCAACATCCTCGTGGACCTGCTCCAGGCTGCGGTGAACCCCAAGATTGGCCTCAAGACGTGA
- a CDS encoding peptide ABC transporter substrate-binding protein, whose product MKSWLIRLAVLVFLVTGVYAFHEWRTNRPPRVIAAAREQRLILGNGSEVGTLDPHLATGQPEHMIFSALFEGLVAPDPNNPDANAPGVASSWETTDFIHWTFHLRPEAKWSDGTPLTAHDFVWSYQRMLTPELIAQYASMLFPLKNAEEFNAGKIKDFSEVGIKAKDDHTLELTLTGPMPYVLGMMKHYSWFPVPRHVVEKFGSMTDRESRWTRAGNMVGNGPFRLKEWRFTHSTTVERNPYYWDAGAVKLNEIVFLPIKSDATEERAFRDGQLHATMTMPLPQIPDYRKNHQDVFHEDPLLSVYFYRINTTKPPLNDKRVRRALALAVDRESLIKNVLRGGQKPAVGMTPHPEYLGYTNAPQVLKFDPEEARRLLAEAGFPDGKGFPKFDILINTSEGHRTIAEAIQEMWKKHLNIPVGIHNQDWGVYLESQRRLDYSVCRAGWVGDYPDPYTFLSIWKTGDGNNETGWSNPAYDELLAKSSVEGDAKKRLELLGQAEALLLEDLPIIPIYWYVHSYLMRPEVKGWKPSVLEHRSYKALELAP is encoded by the coding sequence ATGAAATCCTGGCTTATCCGCCTCGCCGTTCTGGTGTTCCTGGTCACGGGAGTGTACGCCTTCCATGAGTGGCGCACCAACCGGCCACCTCGCGTCATTGCGGCGGCGCGTGAGCAGCGTCTTATTCTTGGCAATGGGTCAGAGGTCGGCACGCTCGATCCCCACCTGGCCACGGGTCAGCCTGAGCACATGATCTTCTCCGCCCTCTTTGAGGGCCTCGTCGCTCCTGACCCAAACAACCCTGATGCCAACGCTCCCGGAGTGGCTTCGAGCTGGGAAACCACAGATTTCATCCACTGGACCTTCCACCTCCGGCCGGAGGCCAAGTGGAGCGATGGAACTCCACTCACCGCCCATGATTTCGTGTGGTCTTACCAGCGGATGCTCACTCCTGAGTTGATAGCCCAGTATGCGTCCATGCTCTTTCCGCTGAAGAATGCGGAGGAGTTTAATGCCGGAAAAATCAAGGATTTCTCGGAAGTGGGGATCAAGGCGAAGGACGACCACACACTCGAGCTCACGCTCACGGGTCCCATGCCCTATGTGCTGGGAATGATGAAGCACTATTCGTGGTTCCCTGTCCCACGGCATGTGGTTGAGAAGTTTGGCAGCATGACAGATCGCGAATCGCGCTGGACCCGCGCGGGGAACATGGTGGGCAACGGCCCCTTCCGTCTCAAGGAATGGCGCTTCACCCATTCCACCACGGTGGAACGGAACCCGTACTATTGGGACGCGGGCGCGGTGAAGCTGAACGAAATTGTCTTCCTGCCCATCAAGAGTGATGCCACGGAGGAGCGTGCGTTTCGTGACGGGCAGTTGCATGCCACCATGACCATGCCGCTGCCGCAGATTCCGGACTACCGCAAAAATCACCAGGATGTATTTCATGAGGATCCGCTGCTGAGCGTCTATTTCTACCGGATCAACACCACCAAGCCGCCGCTCAACGACAAGCGCGTGCGGCGCGCACTGGCACTCGCGGTGGATCGCGAGAGTTTGATCAAGAATGTACTCAGGGGCGGACAGAAGCCTGCCGTGGGTATGACCCCGCACCCGGAATACCTCGGCTACACGAATGCGCCACAGGTGTTGAAGTTTGATCCGGAGGAAGCCCGTCGCTTGCTGGCAGAGGCTGGCTTTCCAGACGGCAAGGGCTTCCCCAAGTTCGACATCCTCATCAATACCAGCGAAGGCCATCGCACCATCGCAGAAGCCATCCAGGAAATGTGGAAGAAGCACCTGAACATTCCGGTGGGCATTCACAATCAAGACTGGGGCGTCTATCTCGAATCACAACGCCGGTTGGACTATTCTGTGTGCCGCGCCGGCTGGGTGGGAGACTACCCTGATCCGTACACGTTCCTCAGCATCTGGAAGACAGGCGACGGCAACAACGAGACGGGATGGAGCAATCCTGCCTATGACGAGTTGCTGGCGAAGTCCTCGGTAGAAGGCGATGCGAAAAAGCGCCTCGAACTGCTGGGGCAGGCAGAGGCCCTGTTGCTTGAGGATCTCCCCATCATTCCCATTTACTGGTATGTGCACAGCTACCTGATGCGACCGGAGGTGAAGGGTTGGAAACCCAGCGTCCTCGAACATCGTTCTTACAAGGCGCTTGAACTTGCCCCCTGA